The following is a genomic window from Sporosarcina jeotgali.
TCACTCTATTTTGCGAACGAATCGATTTTTTATCCATAGAACTTCAGCGCAAGCTTCTCCGGATTTTAGAAAGCTCAGATCTTCATAAGCGTCAATTCATCGCAAGTATCGGAGAAGATCCTGTTGAACTTATTGCTTCTGGCAGCCTGTTAAAGGAGCTTTATTACTTTTTCGCTTCATTTACAATCCGCTTTCCGCCTCTTCGGGAGAGAAAAGAAGACATTCTTCCGTTCGTTAAAAGGTATTTAGCACGGCGCAAAGAAAGTTTAGGGACAGCATTGAGCAATGTTGCAGATGAAGTTCAAGAGTTATTTCTTTCCTATACATGGCCAGGGAATATTCGGGAACTGGAAATGTTATTAAACGAAGTTGCTTCCCTCTCTTCGGCTGAAATAACAATTACATTTGAAATGCTTCCACAGCATTTCAGAAGTAAAATTGCAGTCATGGATGAAGGAGCTGTTCCGCTGCCATCTTTCATCATGCCTAGCGAAAAGGACCTGCTGCCCCTCGACAAGTTTTTAAGAGAAGCGGAATCCTACTATTTGCAAAAAGCATTGACAATTCACGACGGCAATATTACCAGAACAGCGAATGCACTATCGATGAGTCGGCAAAATTTACAATACCGGCTGCGAAAAAACAAAAAAGGAGAAGAGGCATAATCGCCTTTTCTCCCTTTAATATCCTGATTTGTCGATCCAGTCTCTCAGCTTATCTTTAAGCGAGTTGAATCCTTTTTCATCTTGTTCGTCCACCCGTTCTTGTAAAGATTTGCGGGGACGGCTAAATTTCTTTGCAGGCGCCGGAGGTTCTTGCAGCGCACGGATGGACAAACTGATTTTATTGTCTGTCTCGTCCACTTCCAACACTTTTACAGTTACTTGCTGACCAACCGATAAATGCTCGTGAATGTCTTTCACAAATCCGTAAGTGATCTCAGAAATGTGTACGAGTCCTTGAGTAGATTCATCAAGAGCGACAAATGCACCATAAGGCTGAATGCCCGTAACTGTACCTGACAGTTCTTCACCTGCTTCATATTTACCTGTCATGCGAACAGCTCCCAATTCTGTTTTGACTATCTGAAATTGCCATTAAGGCCACTATCAGTATATCATTTGAATAGTTTTGGAGCAAAAGATAGTCATTTAGATGGGATTTGAACTGTAAGAAGCTGAGATTTATGTAATGATACATTTTGCTTCGAATTTCACAGCCAATAACTTATACGAAATTTGCATGCACTCTTCTAAAGGAATCCACAGTGCATGCGAATGTTCATAGATTTCGCGAATTCGTTTTGCCAGGTCCGTTGGATGATCCATTACATGAAGATCCGCCACAACTTCCACTATTTCTTGTTCATATGCATCTGGCCCTTCAAGGAAAGGATCCCATTCTTCCAGTAAAATCATTGCTTTTTTATTTATTTCTGCAGTTTGCACGTTAAGTCACCTGATTTTTTCGTTTTATTTATGATAGCATAGGTATGAAAAAGAAAATAGACTTAGGGGGATTATGTATGAAAGAATTCACTGCTGTAAAAAATAGACGGAATACATCGTCAATGAAATGGGATCGCATGGATCGCATTTATGGTATAGATAATCCTGAAGAGATTCTCCCGATGTGGATTGCAGATATGGATTTTTCTGCACCCCAACCTGTCATCGATGCTATGAAAGAACGCTTGGATCATGGAGTATTCGGTTATTCATACGTATGCGAGGATTGTAAAGACGCTATTCGCGAATGGATGTCCAATAAGCATAGCTGGCAGACTAAGAATGAGTGGATGTTATCGCATCATGGAGTTGTTCCTGCCATTGCATCCGTTGTGGAGACACTCACAAACGCAGGAGAAACTGTTTTAATCACTCCGCCTGTCTACCCGCCATTTTCAGGAATACCCAGTCTGCAAACTCGTACGTTAGAAGAATGTACGCTTGTCGAGAAGAATGGCACCTATGAAATTGACTTCGATAAATTCGAAGAATCTCTGAAAAGAAATGTCAAACTATTCATTTTTTGCAATCCCCATAACCCGGGTGGAATTGTATGGCCGGTTCCGGTGCTGCAAGAAATTGTTCGACTATGCGCTAAATATGATGTCCTTATTTTGTCCGATGAAATCCATGCAGATCTAGTATTTGCTCCATACAAGCATACTCCCTTACATACCGTTGCCGGAGATGAAGGAAATCGAATCATTACGTGTGTCGCACCTACTAAAACATTCAATTTAGCT
Proteins encoded in this region:
- a CDS encoding MalY/PatB family protein; translated protein: MKEFTAVKNRRNTSSMKWDRMDRIYGIDNPEEILPMWIADMDFSAPQPVIDAMKERLDHGVFGYSYVCEDCKDAIREWMSNKHSWQTKNEWMLSHHGVVPAIASVVETLTNAGETVLITPPVYPPFSGIPSLQTRTLEECTLVEKNGTYEIDFDKFEESLKRNVKLFIFCNPHNPGGIVWPVPVLQEIVRLCAKYDVLILSDEIHADLVFAPYKHTPLHTVAGDEGNRIITCVAPTKTFNLAGIQAAMMIIPDEGLREQLRDNGMAHGQMELNAFANVALKAAYRHGEPWLEKLLKTVSDNMDYVIETLTARVPGVKITKPQGTYLLWIDYRGTGLSEDEIMDKLLNKGKLALEPGTKYGEAGRGYLRMNVATCLSTVRDGVERFIKSMEN
- the yugI gene encoding S1 domain-containing post-transcriptional regulator GSP13 is translated as MTGKYEAGEELSGTVTGIQPYGAFVALDESTQGLVHISEITYGFVKDIHEHLSVGQQVTVKVLEVDETDNKISLSIRALQEPPAPAKKFSRPRKSLQERVDEQDEKGFNSLKDKLRDWIDKSGY
- a CDS encoding sigma 54-interacting transcriptional regulator; the encoded protein is MSAFDESLFPFYEFAVQRAGVGIHAVNSEGRTIIYNDKMKDIEGLDLDDIRDLSILELFNFRQQPSTLMEVLQSGQEQLNIKQTYWNQNETEITTINNTYPIVNNGVLIGAVELSHDVTALEKFVLQPLTKDREPVLLNNIVAESESMKKIIATAKKAVRAKLPVLLVGEAGTGKDLVAQGIHHEVPVVDSSFYTLYCNRSDNQSIDRLATELKTDAPFTLFCERIDFLSIELQRKLLRILESSDLHKRQFIASIGEDPVELIASGSLLKELYYFFASFTIRFPPLRERKEDILPFVKRYLARRKESLGTALSNVADEVQELFLSYTWPGNIRELEMLLNEVASLSSAEITITFEMLPQHFRSKIAVMDEGAVPLPSFIMPSEKDLLPLDKFLREAESYYLQKALTIHDGNITRTANALSMSRQNLQYRLRKNKKGEEA
- a CDS encoding DUF1871 family protein; the protein is MQTAEINKKAMILLEEWDPFLEGPDAYEQEIVEVVADLHVMDHPTDLAKRIREIYEHSHALWIPLEECMQISYKLLAVKFEAKCIIT